taaaataaagagaattgcaactaaaaccagtttttttcttcttaacatacttactgttcctgtcacctaaacaaagaataatgggaaaaaaactttaatttgccaagccatcagaACCGAACCGAAAACCGTGATTAAAAACCGCGGAACATATTGAActgtgggttaactgtattgttgcatccctagtaAATGCAAGTATATATGGTAAGTATACTATAAGtgcatttgttgttgttgggatTTTGAGTGTgaccacactactcacactattttTACTACAAAATGGCACAGAACAGTGGACAAGTATGCGACTTGGGTCGCACCTTAAAACTTGATTGTCTTCTTCGAACAAAGTTTATAatgttaccatggcaactaCTTTGCTCTTTGGCCATTTAGTATCCTAACATTTCCAAATAGATTGCTTTGTAGGTTTTTTTAGTTACCAAGTGCATCAGCAAATGGAGGGTAGATACAAGACAAGTTTCTTATAAACTTTCAATttgaataactaaataactaagaAATCCAACAGTACtaagttcatatttttataaactGTGAATACATGAACGCTGGTCTTCAGTACTCGGTCCAGTCCACCTCAGGTTGTGGGCTCGTGGTGAGAATGTGGGTTGCCTGATTACGGAGAGATTAACTAAAATAGCTTCCTgggagaagggaaaaaaagactgTCATGTGTTGTTGTGAGGAAAGCAGAAATCTTTCGCACCAGGCTCTGGAAAGCGATTACTGTTAGAACGGCTTGACAGATGGTACTTGGTAGGGTTCTCTATATATCAGCGCAGATAATTTAGCACTGCTTATTGCTAGCTCTTTCCCCTTCGCctgcctttctctcttctgAGATGAAAACTTCACAGTGAGTTGTttaataaagagaaatacaatATCGGCCATCACCGTAGAACTGTGTGAAGGGAGAAGGGAAAAAGAGATAGTGTTTGCATTCTCCATGCCAAGGTTTGCCAGTGCCAAATCACAGGCATGGTGGCAGTCCTTCTGTTGAGCTACTCGGTTCAGATTTTCCCAGCAGGACGCTCTCAGATTTCAGAGATCTCCGTCCCGGTGGTTGTTATTATCCTCTCGACTTCTGAAGCCGGTATCCTCAGACCCGTCAGGCGGCTTAACGCAATCCTGCATGTGGGCTTTGCTAGAAAAAATTGGCTTATTACCTTCATTCAGTATTTGTCTCAAAACAACTTTGATTAAGGGATTTCACTGGAAAGTGGGTTTAAAGTGCCAGCGTGCGTCTGACATCACAGATTTTTGTGCTTGAATGGGCTTACTGTGCTGCTTTGTACTCCTAGGGTTTAGAGAGTGTCAGATCCTCCTCAAGATTAGTGCTTTGAACGACACCTTTAAAGCTCACCAGGCTACGTTCAGTTTTAATATTTACTAAGCCTTCACTTAGTCACACGGTTAAGCCGAACATCTCCAAATGTGGCTTTGTGAAAGAACGTCGTAGCTCAGCGGTTAAGACGTGGCACTTCTGATTGGAGGTATTCAAATCctaggaccaccaagctgccactgctgggcccttgagcaaggctcttagcCCTCAACAgctcaggtgtataaatgagataaatgtaagtagctgtctgccaaatgccataaatgtaaccGGAAGGTTGTGAGAACTGCCACTGCCGGGCTTCTGGCTTCTTGTCTtctgtcctgtgttcttttgacAAGTGACCTTGATATCTACCTCGATTTGTTTCCTTCATATGAATGTGTTTTTTAGGAGATGATAAATAAAAGGCAGTGATTGACGGGGTGATTGAAAGATAAATGTTGGGTTAGAAATGACAGTCATGAATGTTCCACGCTTTGCAACTTGGACCTGAAGCTTGTACTGAGATTACAGCCATGTAGCAAAGCCGTGTTTTGTCCTGCTGTAAACCGTCACAACAGACAGCCAGGAGTTTTGTCCTGAGATAGGTTTAGaactatattatactgtatgtccTCCATCTCTTCTGGGGAGACTCAGCACAGCAGAAGTAAACGTGTTCTCCTTTCATATATACAGTCATTCGGCCTCCCATGATATACACCTAAAATTTATTTGACTATTAATTAACAGAAGAAAATGTTATATTGAgtaagcgtttttttttttaacatttattgtcTCCAGTACTGGTCCCAGATGGAGGTAGTTATCTGGTTTCTCTGTTTTAGATAAGCTGCAGGGTTTTGTTccaagacagaaaaaagagtCTAGTGAAGGAACAGCTGTTTATAACAGAATCTAATTTGTTTTGTggaacattaaatgtaactgtaaacttATACAAAGTCATCCttcaattaataaaaatgtaatcatgAACAAGTTGCTGatgtgtaagagaaataaagcGCTTAGGAGGTGTTACAGGTAAATAATCCCCTTcagggtggtaacagtaactcctcTGCATAACATCAGCCCTcattaattatttatcattcattcaatcattttgTAATAACAACAAACTCGGTCATGAAAGAGtctgtatacagtataatatttaacATCCAATAGTACCTTCATTATGTTCAGATGATCCACATGACATGGTGTAGAGCCACATTGATTTGACACGCAATGACCCTGTCCACATAGCCTGGTCTGTAGCAGTACTGTCATTAAAGTGAAGTAAACAGACATTTGTTTTTAGcatttaattagtttatttgAGCGGGCAGAACAGAGGACACTTGTAATTGGCAAGTCTCTTCTACACCACAGTACGTTACACAGCAATCACTCTGTCCAGCTTGCatagtatctttttttttaatgaactttaAAGGTCTGTTTGGGGATTTCATAATTACTATGTCCTCTGTTTAAGCAAAAGAATTCTTAATTAGGCAAAAGCAGTGCGCTGTGAGAATACATGAAAGGATGTGGTTCAGTTCCCTTTCAGGAACCATTAGTACCCTAATGAGGATTCAAACAACAAAGCCATAAAAATCTGCATTAAATCTTCTCTTTTCTACTTctaacttctctctctctctctctctctctctctctctctctctctctctctctctctctctctctctctgtgtggtaTGTTTATATCACACTAATAATCTTTTATCATGGTGTATGTCATCACAGTTTGgaatttaaacaaaatgttcTCCTCAGAATCACTCATCACTTTTCTAAAACACCAAAAATGAtcatgtgaaatgaaataaataacttaatgAAGTGCAAGTAGCTCAAAgtgtaataaaaaacaaaaaaaaacaacagctgtTGTATAAAATGGAAATAAGCAGTGATTTGATGAAAAAGCTTCGTGGAAACCAAGCAGtccttttttatatattgtttatatgaaagaaagagaaacaaagcCAATAGAAGGACAGCATTCAGTAGGCTAgagttattttgtatttattatttataattattgatGATACTGATAACGAGGATCATGATTTCAGTCACAAATTCTGGTCACTCTGACACCAAGTGCAAGGATACAGTGTAGATATAACAGTCCAGTCAATTTCACAAATCAAAACATCAATAATCTAAATAATTTAATCTAACATTCATATGTGTCTCAGCATTTACTACTGCAGtaataaaaatgtgtaattaggaataaaacattacCAGTTGTGgtgttttagaaaaaaatcaacaaataatCACAAagttgatttgttttctttaatttattcctcttataccactgcGATTTTCCAACATTTACAATTATGCATCAGTAATGTGTAATCAGTAATGTGTAATActtttatagtttatagtagCATTTCTTGTTTTGGAGGATCTGTGagaagttagttcctgttatcacttccattatagcagctataaatgttCCTCTCGCCAACCTCCGTTTTTTTCCCTATGTCTTCAGTTTAGTTAGACaaaggaagacaaaaaaaatgcagctttttaTATTACAAAGAAATGAGAAAGTCCTGAAGACTCGCTTGTGGAAAGCGTACTGACGTTACGATGCAAAGACACCAGAAACTCTGTTCATAAACGTTAATTAAACATGGCCTTACAGAAGACTCCAACCATCTACAGCAGCATCTCCTCAGTGACGAGACAGATTCGCTAAAGCTGCACTCTGCAAGCTCTTCAGGAAATGTACTTCTCTAGTTTATACTTTACTTTTTGGAAACTTTTTGCTTTTGGAAAATAACCAAATGACACAAATATGACTATTATTTTATCAGTATCATTATCCTCAGTACCACTGAACACTTTACAAAGCTTTACAGATcagactcttttttttattatggaaCTCAATTTTTCTGCCACTGTTACTGCTATATCCAATAAATTACAGTTTACAGTCTGTGTCCTGTGTGTTcactgtcctgtgtgtttatagttttgtgtatttattgtcctggtatttaatgttttttgtatttattttccttttctgtGAAATGTTGCACCAATGTTTTAATGTATACCAGCTCTATAGAGGAATAACTATAAAAACCCACTTGACtatttatgtaaaataagtGATGTTAATCCTGCCGTATGAATGCAGTTGGGTGTCTTCACCTGTCTGCTTTTGACATTTCTCCtgtgccacatgattggctgataaaAGTGTAAAGGTATTCCTTTTAAAGCAGCTGGTGAGAGTATGACAGTTTTGATCACTGTAGGTATTTATGAAAGCTGTGCAGAGGTTTTTATAGTGAGTAAACATTATTTAAGAAGCAGTTGCAGTAAATCTTTCTGTCTTTGCAGGACATGGCTCAGACAGCAGGATTTGGACGGAAATATGTGAAAGCGTTTGTGAGCGGGTTTTTTATAGCCGTCCCCGTCACGGTGACGGCGTTGGATCGGCTCGCTTACGTGGCACGGGTGGAAGGAGCGTCCATGCAGGTGAGAGCTCCGGCTACCTTTTCCTCAGAAAGATTAATCCTCAGCAACGTACTGACGTGACGTATTAAAGCTggacaaatacatacatatttacaGACATCAAATGATCATTCACTGATATACAATGATTTCTGTTCCAGAGAAACATTAAAGCAAATCATTGTTCAGTAAGCAGACTTTAATTTGGTTGTTTGCTGAACAGATGAGCAATACGCCAGATGTTTTTGCCCTCCACCTGTTTAATTCCCCTCTGCTTTTTCATCCGTGGCATCACACATCCATTTCTACCGTTTTATTTATGAATGGCTTTCCTGCCTGTTCagtaagtaattaaaaaaaaagtgaactcCTTGGACGTTGCTGAAAGCTGACACCGGTTCAGAATAAGAGAGGAtgtctgaataaaaatgatagagCAACCATCTGTGACAGAGATAAATTCCCCAGCCTCGAGCTCTCGTCaggttatttattttggaaaaaaaagcagataAGAGATATTCTGTCAATTACCCCGGCAAGCGTGAAATGACTCCCGGAGATCTGGCTTAATGATGCACCGGATGCCTGTGTGTCATATCAGTGCACTCTCATGCTCGAGAGTCTGTCGTCACACCCAGGTTGTTTCATAAACTGTCACAAAGAGGAAAGCAAACTATTCTTCTTTAAGGGTTTCATTAGTATGCACCATGTGTGGGTTTGGACTTGGGTGAAACATCAAAGATTTAACAACATGGGAAGTTAGAAGGTTCCAGAAGGTTGGAAGGTTTTAGGTTTTATAGCAGTCatggtttttttatttgtaaaaaaaaaagcttttagatGGAGCTCTTTATGCACATTGTTTATTGATGTTGACTTTAAAACTTTAGTTAGATGTTCAAATGACCAAACTTTAAAAGGTAATATCTTCGATAGAATATGTGTctgtaatatatgtaatattcaCCATGGAGCCATGCAGTGGATCTacctagtttatttatttcaggctacttaaaaaaaaaaaaaaaaaaaaaaaaaaaaaaatgatggccCAGAAATGAGCTCCAAACCCATTTGTCTTTATCTTCAGCTGATATCTTATGTGTTGATTGTAGAGAGGAGGTTGGGGAAAACTCGTCAgtgtttactgtgtaattatctCACAGGCAGCAGAGAAATCCTGaaatactgtaaaataattacaaactgCTGCTTTAAGTTTAATATAGCTCATGCTGAATTTCTAAATGAATTCAAATAGATGATAGgtcttttcctgtgtgtgtgtgtgtgtgtgtgtgtgtgtgtgtgtgtgtgtgtgtgttctgtgtcctGCTTCAAGTAAAAGCTGAAACTAAGTGGAGAGTGTGTAataaaaactctttttttttttaatcttcccATCAGCCCTCACTGAACCCTCAGGGAGCCTCGTCGTCTGACGTCGTTCTTCTGAACCGCTGGAGTGTGAGGAACTATGAGGTGCAGCGTGGGGACATCGTATCAGTCGTGTGAGTATCTGAGATTTAATTGACTCGGAGGACATGTGGGACGCGACGGAGTTACATCACATGCACTTAATCTGAGAGATATTCCCAACACACACTTCTTTTCTCCTGACCATTAGCTCatgtggtacacacacacacacacacacacacacgtacacatcaaccacttttttattctttttatactaCTTTTATCAACATTTATCTTGAATTTTCAGCTGGTTTATTTTTCATGTGTCTACACACAATAGCCCATGATATTGACATGAGAGAACTCCCTCCCCCTCTTGCTGTGAAAGCCTTAAAGTAAGTATGAAATGGGTCACGGTTACAGCATAACAGTTTTAGCTTCCTATTGAAGAACTGTATATAATTATAACATTTCATTACCACACTGAGGTTTGACTTTATTGCTCTCCAATTTTTCTCCCTagtggaagaaaagaaaagagaattaCTACGTGGTTGAGACGTTCAGATTATCTGTTCATATCCAAATGAGTGCTTGAATATCTGTTAGATTTAATCAACTGATTAGATTTTGAAATTGACCACCAGACAGGGTGAAGGTCAAAGCAAGGTCAAAATATCTGAAGAGTTCTTCAACAGCTTTCTCTCAGTTTCTCCTACAAAGTACTGACACTTTCATGTTTAGGATCTCAAAGTCAATTTCCTGGCTTCATATTTTTTCTATGTCATCGATCCATCCATTCTTAGCTTCCTTTCACAATAtctttgtttctgtttaaagTGGTTTTAAGTGGATTTGAGACAAGAACGAGTGAAGCAGTTGCTTGTTGCTGGTGGGATGCTTGGTTGCATTTCTGTTGTGTCGAGTTCTACTTGTTTCAAATCTTTCTTTTCTATTACAGTTAACAATATGATCTTTAATGTAGAAGACAGAATGTGAGTTCTTCTGGTGAGTTGGTTTAAAACCTTTCCCGGGTCGTGTTGCGGCCTGTGGG
This genomic stretch from Hemibagrus wyckioides isolate EC202008001 linkage group LG08, SWU_Hwy_1.0, whole genome shotgun sequence harbors:
- the immp2l gene encoding mitochondrial inner membrane protease subunit 2 isoform X3; protein product: MAQTAGFGRKYVKAFVSGFFIAVPVTVTALDRLAYVARVEGASMQPSLNPQGASSSDVVLLNRWSVRNYEVQRGDIVSVVREEYKRLLSHAGSDHYFPDIPAAPSGLPPASMIGFH
- the immp2l gene encoding mitochondrial inner membrane protease subunit 2 isoform X4; its protein translation is MAQTAGFGRKYVKAFVSGFFIAVPVTVTALDRLAYVARVEGASMQPSLNPQGASSSDVVLLNRWSVRNYEVQRGDIVSVVRV
- the immp2l gene encoding mitochondrial inner membrane protease subunit 2 isoform X5, with the translated sequence MAQTAGFGRKYVKAFVSGFFIAVPVTVTALDRLAYVARVEGASMQPSLNPQGASSSDVVLLNRWSVRNYEVQRGDIVSVVP